From Brevibacillus marinus, a single genomic window includes:
- a CDS encoding DUF951 domain-containing protein: MERKQFGLGDIVQMKKQHPCGTNAWKVIRMGMDIRIKCTGCQHSVLMPRLEFEKKMKKVLQSARESDGSEQQG, translated from the coding sequence ATGGAAAGGAAGCAGTTTGGCTTGGGAGATATTGTACAAATGAAGAAACAGCACCCTTGTGGGACAAATGCCTGGAAGGTGATTCGCATGGGAATGGACATCCGGATCAAATGTACGGGATGTCAACACAGCGTGCTGATGCCACGGCTGGAGTTTGAGAAAAAGATGAAAAAAGTGCTGCAGTCAGCGCGGGAGAGCGATGGATCGGAACAGCAAGGTTGA
- a CDS encoding mechanosensitive ion channel family protein — MGENNIVLALIDEFVSKLSNPEFWIAIGTSLIRIVLIILVAWAAVAIVKAAVNRIFQRREGSKLQLQRRVDTLRVLTNNVAQYIIYFVAILLVLKELNFDLQPILVSAGVVGLAVGFGAQNLVRDVISGFFIIFEDQFAVGDLVTINQMTGTVQEIGLRITKIKSWTGEVHIFPNGSINQVTNYSIENSIAIVDVKVAYEEDLDRVQQVLGEVAKRAQEECEEIVKEPEVLGVQGFGTSEVIIRVVAECRPTTNHVVARKLRAMIKEEFAARGIAIPYPKMVYVPSENQSLQG; from the coding sequence GTGGGAGAAAACAACATCGTGCTAGCGTTGATCGATGAGTTTGTCAGCAAACTGTCCAATCCGGAGTTTTGGATAGCGATCGGCACATCGCTGATCCGCATCGTCCTCATCATTCTCGTCGCCTGGGCCGCGGTGGCGATCGTAAAGGCGGCGGTTAACCGGATCTTCCAAAGACGTGAAGGGAGCAAGCTGCAGCTTCAGCGGCGCGTCGATACGCTTCGCGTGTTGACCAACAACGTGGCGCAGTACATCATTTACTTCGTGGCGATTTTATTGGTATTGAAAGAGTTGAATTTTGACCTGCAGCCCATCCTGGTTAGTGCCGGTGTGGTCGGACTTGCAGTCGGGTTTGGCGCGCAAAATTTGGTGCGCGATGTGATTAGCGGATTTTTCATTATCTTTGAAGATCAGTTTGCGGTGGGCGATCTGGTGACCATCAACCAGATGACCGGAACCGTACAGGAGATTGGACTGCGGATTACCAAGATCAAGAGCTGGACCGGGGAAGTCCATATTTTTCCCAATGGCAGCATCAACCAGGTTACCAACTATTCCATCGAAAACTCGATTGCCATCGTTGACGTAAAGGTTGCTTATGAAGAGGATCTCGACCGTGTGCAGCAGGTGCTGGGCGAAGTAGCCAAACGCGCGCAGGAGGAGTGTGAAGAGATCGTCAAAGAGCCGGAGGTGCTTGGTGTACAAGGGTTTGGCACTTCCGAAGTGATCATCCGCGTGGTTGCGGAATGCCGCCCGACGACAAACCATGTGGTCGCACGTAAACTGCGCGCCATGATTAAGGAAGAATTCGCTGCCCGCGGGATAGCCATTCCCTATCCCAAAATGGTGTACGTACCGTCGGAAAATCAAAGTTTGCAAGGATGA
- a CDS encoding YjcZ family sporulation protein yields the protein MGLFNGDFDDFAIVLVLFILLVIVGASED from the coding sequence GTGGGCTTGTTTAACGGCGATTTTGACGATTTTGCGATTGTGCTGGTGCTGTTCATTCTCCTCGTGATCGTTGGTGCATCGGAAGATTAA
- the yyaC gene encoding spore protease YyaC, which translates to MNHLDDLPSGSFSPCRVDYRDGAAVQQLSHQLVRRLQHKADDQEIVVICIGTDRSTGDSLGPLVGSKLQAYHPKHLHVYGTLEDPIHAVNLADKLRLIEQSHPHRLTIAVDACLGQYNHVGSINLADGPLKPGAGVKKELPAVGSFHITGIVNVGGFMEYFVLQNTRLFVVMQMAEVIAKACMLASLVSAKELSEIPDAASLDQPAIKQQGL; encoded by the coding sequence ATGAATCATTTGGACGATCTCCCTAGCGGTTCGTTTTCTCCTTGTAGGGTTGATTATCGGGATGGTGCGGCTGTACAGCAGCTGTCCCATCAGTTGGTTCGCCGCCTGCAGCACAAAGCTGATGATCAGGAGATCGTCGTCATCTGCATCGGCACCGATCGCTCCACCGGAGATTCACTCGGTCCGCTGGTCGGCAGCAAACTGCAAGCGTATCATCCGAAACATTTGCACGTCTATGGCACGTTGGAAGATCCGATTCACGCCGTGAACCTGGCAGATAAACTGAGGCTGATTGAACAGAGCCATCCGCATCGGCTTACCATCGCCGTCGATGCCTGTCTCGGCCAGTACAACCACGTCGGTTCGATCAACCTGGCAGACGGTCCACTCAAGCCTGGTGCTGGTGTAAAAAAGGAACTTCCCGCCGTCGGTTCTTTTCACATCACCGGAATTGTCAACGTGGGAGGGTTTATGGAGTATTTTGTGCTGCAAAACACCCGTCTGTTCGTCGTCATGCAGATGGCGGAAGTGATCGCAAAAGCGTGTATGCTCGCTTCGCTGGTCAGCGCAAAGGAGCTGTCGGAGATACCCGATGCCGCCAGCTTGGATCAGCCTGCGATCAAACAGCAAGGGTTGTAG
- a CDS encoding DUF554 domain-containing protein, producing the protein MLTGTIVNAAAILLGSLIGRFLSGIPEGTRQTVMNGIGLAVVLLGLQMSFQTENILLVIVSLVLGSLIGEALRIEYRLQQAGQWLERSIGKKKEGSIATGFVTATLVYCIGAMAVLGALDSGLRGNHDILYTKAMLDGFSAIIFTSTLGIGVAFSAIPVFLYQGGIALLSTQIYALLGKELLDAILVEVTATGGLLIVAIGINILEVRKINVANMLPAILVAAAGVPLLRWLSETMPF; encoded by the coding sequence ATGTTGACGGGAACGATCGTAAATGCAGCAGCAATCCTGCTCGGTTCGCTGATCGGTCGATTTTTATCGGGCATCCCGGAAGGAACACGGCAAACGGTCATGAACGGTATCGGCCTCGCCGTTGTCTTGTTGGGGCTGCAAATGAGTTTTCAAACAGAAAACATCCTCTTAGTGATTGTCAGTCTGGTGCTGGGTTCCTTGATTGGGGAAGCGCTGCGCATCGAGTACCGTTTGCAGCAAGCAGGCCAATGGCTGGAACGAAGCATCGGCAAGAAAAAGGAAGGCAGTATCGCCACCGGTTTTGTCACGGCGACACTGGTTTACTGTATCGGAGCGATGGCTGTACTGGGGGCGCTGGACAGCGGATTGCGCGGCAACCACGATATTTTGTACACAAAAGCGATGCTGGACGGTTTTTCCGCGATCATTTTTACGTCTACTTTGGGAATCGGCGTGGCGTTTTCGGCGATTCCGGTCTTTCTCTACCAAGGGGGAATTGCGCTTCTGTCGACGCAAATCTACGCATTGCTGGGGAAAGAATTGCTAGATGCGATTTTGGTCGAGGTGACAGCGACCGGCGGCCTGTTGATCGTGGCGATCGGCATAAACATACTGGAGGTGCGCAAAATCAACGTGGCGAACATGCTGCCGGCCATCCTGGTGGCAGCCGCAGGTGTTCCTTTGCTCAGGTGGTTGAGCGAAACGATGCCCTTCTGA
- the noc gene encoding nucleoid occlusion protein, whose product MAVKNQFSRLFGFTDKAENEEIQQIPVDEIVPNPYQPRTIFDDEKLEELCQTIRTHGLIQPIVVRVRDNRFELIAGERRWRASKKLGMERIPAIVKDFNDTQTASIALIENLQREGLTAIEEALAYQKLIELHNLTQESLAQRLGKGQSTIANKLRLLQLPQPIQDALMNRSITERHARALIPLKDEELQLRTLQEILERDWNVKQTENRVKQLLESREQQVEKERKPRLKAFSRDARIAINTLRQSIDMVLKTGLALETDEQDFEEYYQFTIRIPKRKDK is encoded by the coding sequence ATGGCCGTAAAAAATCAGTTTTCCCGCTTGTTCGGTTTTACCGATAAAGCGGAGAACGAAGAGATACAGCAAATACCTGTTGACGAGATAGTGCCTAACCCCTATCAACCTCGAACGATCTTTGACGATGAGAAGCTGGAGGAACTGTGTCAAACGATTCGGACACACGGTTTGATCCAACCGATCGTCGTACGTGTTCGCGATAACCGATTCGAACTAATCGCGGGAGAACGCAGGTGGCGGGCAAGCAAAAAGTTGGGCATGGAGCGCATCCCTGCGATTGTTAAAGATTTTAACGATACGCAGACCGCGTCCATTGCCTTGATCGAGAATCTGCAGCGGGAAGGGTTAACGGCAATCGAAGAAGCATTAGCTTACCAAAAATTGATTGAACTGCACAACTTGACACAAGAAAGTCTGGCACAGCGTCTGGGCAAGGGACAATCGACCATCGCCAACAAGCTGCGCCTGCTGCAGCTGCCCCAGCCGATCCAGGATGCGTTAATGAATCGTTCCATAACAGAACGGCATGCACGAGCGCTGATCCCCCTGAAAGATGAAGAACTGCAGCTGCGTACGCTGCAGGAAATCCTGGAACGGGACTGGAATGTGAAGCAGACAGAGAATCGCGTCAAGCAGCTTTTGGAGTCCAGGGAGCAGCAGGTGGAGAAGGAACGCAAACCGCGGTTGAAAGCTTTTTCCCGCGATGCGCGAATTGCCATTAATACGTTACGGCAATCGATTGACATGGTCTTGAAGACAGGTTTAGCGCTGGAGACCGATGAGCAGGATTTTGAAGAATACTACCAATTTACCATTCGCATTCCCAAACGAAAAGACAAATAA
- the pepF gene encoding oligoendopeptidase F, whose protein sequence is MPRNRFTFALAIVTVCLLVATIGLVTLADQPAVQTGNGREKNEYKSREEIPERYKWQLQHIYADDQAWLRDRRELERQVASFARHQGKLADSPQALAEALQDYAAISRLLQKLYVYAKLGLDVDTAHPRRQELFVQAEKLNTLVQEQTAWLAPEIIAIPHERMQDLLKAPKAAPYQRFVQQILRAKQHSLAKETEQLLAKTTPLAALAEQVHAALLMEIPFPAVVGGDRQPRPLTTTNFPVYLQSPDRELRKSAFTAYYQTLARYQQTFARTLAGEVEANNLYADVHNYRSALAASLHGSEVPTEVYEQLIAAVNQHLPLLHRYMELKKRILGVQEFHMYDVYAPLLAADEPYIPYEQAMELVLQATAPLGKDYVSALEHGFRSGWIDVYPVAGKRSGAYHWGSYGTHPYVFLNYMGTSQDVSTLAHELGHAMQSYYTHRNQPYLYADYPIFTAEVASTLNEIMLFEHRYKQAASKREKIRLLEQFLESFRTTLFRQTQFAEFEKLLHETAQSGQSLTAETISRMYYELNQKYYGPHVVSDREIALEWARVPHFYRNFYVYQYATSFAASLALAEQIAKEGEQAVKRIREHLLAAGSSVSPMQVLRASGVEMSTAAPIRQAMMVFEQKLNELERLLAEK, encoded by the coding sequence ATGCCCAGAAACAGGTTCACCTTCGCGCTGGCGATCGTAACCGTATGTTTGCTGGTCGCAACCATCGGGTTGGTCACGCTGGCGGATCAACCTGCTGTCCAGACGGGGAATGGGAGAGAAAAAAACGAATACAAGAGCAGGGAAGAAATTCCGGAGCGGTACAAGTGGCAGCTTCAGCATATCTACGCGGATGACCAAGCGTGGCTGAGGGACAGACGTGAGCTGGAAAGGCAGGTCGCTTCGTTTGCACGGCACCAGGGTAAGCTTGCGGACTCGCCGCAGGCGCTAGCAGAGGCACTGCAGGATTACGCCGCGATCAGCCGCTTGCTCCAGAAACTGTACGTGTACGCCAAACTGGGGCTGGATGTGGATACCGCTCATCCGCGTCGGCAGGAGCTGTTTGTGCAGGCAGAAAAGCTGAACACGCTGGTCCAGGAACAAACAGCCTGGCTGGCACCGGAAATCATCGCCATTCCGCACGAGCGGATGCAGGATCTGCTCAAAGCGCCGAAGGCAGCTCCGTATCAGCGTTTTGTGCAGCAGATCCTGCGCGCAAAGCAGCACAGCCTGGCGAAAGAAACGGAGCAGCTGTTGGCGAAAACAACACCGCTGGCCGCGCTCGCGGAACAGGTGCACGCGGCATTATTGATGGAAATCCCTTTTCCCGCCGTCGTAGGGGGGGATCGTCAACCGCGGCCGCTCACCACCACCAACTTTCCCGTTTATCTGCAAAGTCCGGATCGCGAATTGCGCAAATCAGCCTTTACCGCCTACTATCAGACACTTGCCCGCTATCAGCAGACGTTCGCCCGGACCCTCGCCGGTGAGGTAGAGGCGAACAATCTGTACGCGGACGTGCACAACTATCGATCGGCACTGGCGGCCAGTTTGCACGGCAGCGAAGTACCGACCGAGGTCTACGAGCAGTTGATTGCCGCCGTAAACCAACACCTGCCTCTCCTGCATCGCTATATGGAGCTGAAAAAGCGAATCCTCGGGGTACAAGAGTTCCATATGTATGATGTGTACGCTCCGCTGCTGGCGGCCGACGAACCGTACATTCCCTACGAACAGGCGATGGAGTTGGTGCTGCAAGCGACGGCGCCGCTGGGTAAAGATTACGTCTCAGCACTGGAACACGGCTTCCGCAGCGGGTGGATTGATGTCTATCCGGTTGCCGGCAAGCGCTCCGGCGCCTACCACTGGGGTTCCTACGGCACGCATCCTTACGTATTTCTCAACTACATGGGAACAAGCCAGGATGTATCAACGCTGGCCCACGAATTGGGGCACGCCATGCAGTCGTATTACACCCACCGGAACCAGCCGTACCTTTACGCCGACTATCCGATCTTTACGGCAGAGGTGGCATCCACCCTGAACGAAATCATGCTGTTTGAACACAGATACAAACAGGCGGCAAGCAAGCGGGAAAAAATCCGCCTGCTGGAGCAGTTTCTGGAGAGCTTTCGGACTACCCTGTTCCGGCAGACGCAGTTTGCAGAGTTTGAGAAGCTGCTCCACGAAACAGCACAGTCCGGACAATCGTTAACAGCAGAAACCATCAGCAGGATGTACTACGAGCTGAATCAAAAATACTACGGCCCGCATGTGGTGTCCGACCGGGAAATTGCCTTGGAGTGGGCGCGCGTCCCCCATTTTTACCGGAACTTTTACGTCTATCAGTACGCAACCAGTTTTGCCGCTTCCCTCGCGTTGGCGGAACAAATCGCCAAAGAAGGGGAACAAGCTGTAAAACGCATACGCGAGCATCTGCTCGCGGCGGGCAGCTCCGTTTCGCCGATGCAGGTACTGCGTGCGTCCGGCGTCGAGATGTCGACGGCAGCGCCGATCCGGCAGGCGATGATGGTGTTTGAGCAAAAGCTGAACGAACTGGAGCGGCTGCTTGCGGAAAAATGA
- a CDS encoding DUF3343 domain-containing protein, whose product MEAGDTVLIAFDSTQQALRAEMLLEYADIEIDTRPTPKEITAGCSLSIELPFAQYDQARAILRSQQVEIRGYYRQFDGLYEPIDESGQRSAT is encoded by the coding sequence ATGGAAGCAGGCGACACTGTGTTGATTGCCTTTGACTCCACTCAGCAGGCGCTGCGGGCGGAGATGCTGCTGGAGTATGCCGATATTGAGATTGACACCAGACCAACGCCAAAGGAGATTACGGCTGGCTGTTCCCTGTCGATCGAACTTCCATTTGCCCAATATGATCAGGCGCGCGCCATTTTGCGCAGCCAACAGGTAGAGATTCGCGGCTACTATCGCCAATTTGACGGACTGTACGAACCGATTGACGAGAGTGGACAAAGGAGTGCTACGTAG
- a CDS encoding ParA family protein, with amino-acid sequence MGKVIAVANQKGGVGKTTTAVNLSACLASLGKKVLLVDIDPQGNATSGIGVNKADVRFCIYDVLINDVHPLETTLPTAIEGLQIIPATIQLAGAEIELVPTLSREVRLKKALETIKDRFDFVIIDCPPSLGILTVNSLTASDSVIIPIQCEFYALEGLSQLLNTIRLVQKHLNSSLSIEGVLLTMLDARTNLGLQVIEEVKKYFREKVYRTIIPRSVRLSEAPSHGQAIITYDPRSRGAEVYTDLAKEVVGI; translated from the coding sequence TTGGGGAAAGTTATTGCGGTAGCCAACCAGAAAGGCGGCGTTGGGAAGACAACAACAGCTGTGAATCTAAGCGCATGCCTTGCTTCTCTGGGGAAAAAAGTACTGCTGGTCGACATTGATCCGCAAGGCAATGCCACGAGCGGTATCGGCGTTAATAAAGCAGATGTCCGCTTCTGTATTTACGATGTTTTGATCAACGATGTACATCCCTTGGAAACCACCCTGCCAACAGCAATAGAAGGGTTGCAGATCATCCCTGCGACCATCCAGCTCGCCGGTGCGGAAATCGAACTGGTGCCTACGCTGTCGCGCGAAGTGAGATTAAAGAAAGCATTGGAAACGATTAAAGACCGCTTTGATTTTGTGATCATTGATTGTCCTCCTTCGCTGGGGATTTTGACCGTCAATTCGCTGACCGCATCCGATTCCGTCATCATTCCCATTCAGTGTGAATTCTACGCGCTGGAAGGATTGAGCCAGTTGTTGAACACGATCCGGCTGGTACAGAAGCACCTGAATTCCTCGCTGTCAATCGAAGGCGTCTTGCTGACGATGCTGGATGCGCGGACCAACCTGGGCTTGCAGGTGATCGAAGAGGTCAAAAAATACTTTCGGGAAAAAGTGTATCGCACGATTATTCCCCGCAGTGTAAGATTAAGCGAGGCTCCTTCCCACGGACAGGCGATCATCACGTATGATCCTCGTTCCAGAGGGGCGGAAGTCTACACCGATTTGGCGAAGGAAGTGGTCGGGATATGA
- a CDS encoding ParB/RepB/Spo0J family partition protein — MSKRLGKGLSALIPANLLEEGEQVSEIAVAEIRPNPYQPRKEFTPEALKELTESIKEHGIIQPLIVRKSIKGYELVAGERRLRAAKEAGLKTVPVVVKAYSDQQLMEIALIENLQRENLNPIEEAEAYQKLMEHCSYTQDELAQKVGKSRPHVANMLRLLNLPQAIRKLVSTSELSMGHARAILPVEDHELQWKLANDVIKQQLSVRQLEELVKQLSVSRETKGKAKKSVKREPAIQQMEERLRTRLGTLVKIKRGARKGKIEIEFYSDDDLERIMELIEK, encoded by the coding sequence ATGAGTAAACGGTTGGGTAAAGGATTGAGCGCATTAATTCCAGCCAATTTGCTGGAAGAAGGGGAACAGGTTTCCGAGATTGCCGTGGCGGAGATCCGTCCCAACCCGTATCAGCCTCGCAAAGAATTTACGCCCGAAGCACTGAAAGAACTGACCGAATCCATTAAAGAACACGGAATTATTCAGCCCCTGATCGTTCGCAAAAGTATCAAGGGTTATGAGCTGGTTGCGGGTGAACGCAGACTGCGCGCTGCGAAGGAAGCCGGACTGAAAACGGTGCCGGTCGTGGTCAAGGCGTACAGCGATCAGCAGCTGATGGAAATTGCCTTGATCGAAAACCTGCAGCGGGAGAATCTGAATCCGATTGAAGAGGCAGAGGCCTACCAAAAGCTGATGGAGCATTGTTCCTACACACAGGATGAGCTGGCGCAGAAAGTGGGCAAAAGCCGTCCGCATGTGGCCAATATGCTGCGCCTTTTGAATCTGCCGCAAGCGATCCGCAAACTGGTGTCCACGTCGGAACTGTCGATGGGACATGCGCGGGCGATCCTGCCGGTTGAAGATCATGAGCTGCAGTGGAAGTTGGCCAATGATGTGATCAAGCAGCAATTAAGCGTCCGGCAGCTGGAAGAGCTGGTTAAGCAATTGAGTGTTTCACGTGAAACAAAAGGAAAGGCGAAGAAATCGGTCAAACGAGAACCGGCCATTCAGCAAATGGAAGAACGGCTTCGCACCCGCTTGGGGACATTGGTGAAGATTAAAAGAGGAGCGCGCAAAGGCAAAATTGAGATTGAATTTTATTCGGATGACGATTTGGAGCGTATCATGGAGCTGATCGAGAAATAG
- a CDS encoding aminotransferase class V-fold PLP-dependent enzyme produces the protein MQIIYLDNAATTWPKPPGVKAIMAEVLDQYAANPGRGGHTLAMKASKILFQTRMQVSRLFGIKNPNDLFFYLNATQALNQAIKGYLKQGDHVITSSIEHNSVRRPLEYLRRTKQVEITYVQPRADQLFYAEDFRQAIRSNTKLIVISHASNLTGVILPVQEIGQVARSAGIAFLVDASQTAGILPIDVEAMGIDMLAFPGHKGLYGPQGTGGLYVSSAIELEPLIHGGTGSQSESVDQPSTRPDRFEAGTVNTVGLAGLLAGVEFVLEKGVENIHRHEWGLAKQTMQKLLEIPGVEVYGPDPSVERVGVVACNVSGVDASEVSFILDQRYGIATRAGYHCTPLGHQTFGTLEKGAVRASFGVFNTEQDVERFVAAMREIAEAFHS, from the coding sequence ATGCAGATTATCTATTTGGATAATGCCGCCACGACCTGGCCCAAGCCGCCCGGGGTGAAAGCAATCATGGCGGAGGTGCTGGATCAGTATGCGGCAAATCCCGGCAGAGGCGGCCATACCTTGGCGATGAAGGCGAGCAAAATTTTGTTTCAAACACGCATGCAGGTTTCGCGGTTGTTTGGGATCAAAAACCCGAATGACCTCTTTTTTTACTTGAATGCGACACAGGCGTTGAATCAGGCGATAAAGGGATACCTGAAACAGGGGGATCATGTGATCACCTCCTCCATCGAACACAACTCCGTGCGCAGACCGCTGGAGTATCTGCGTCGAACGAAACAGGTGGAGATCACCTACGTTCAGCCGCGTGCCGACCAGCTTTTTTATGCCGAAGATTTCAGGCAGGCGATCCGTTCCAACACGAAGTTGATCGTCATCAGTCATGCTTCCAATCTGACCGGTGTGATCTTGCCAGTACAAGAGATTGGCCAAGTGGCTCGTTCGGCAGGGATCGCTTTTTTGGTCGATGCCTCACAAACAGCGGGAATCCTGCCTATTGATGTGGAAGCGATGGGGATCGACATGTTGGCTTTTCCTGGCCACAAGGGTTTGTATGGACCACAGGGCACGGGAGGTTTGTACGTCAGCAGTGCGATTGAACTGGAACCCTTGATTCACGGTGGTACCGGCAGCCAGTCCGAATCAGTCGATCAACCATCGACCAGACCGGATCGGTTTGAAGCGGGTACCGTGAATACGGTGGGGTTGGCCGGACTGCTCGCCGGCGTGGAGTTTGTGCTGGAAAAAGGGGTGGAAAATATCCACCGGCATGAATGGGGTCTCGCCAAACAAACCATGCAAAAGTTGCTGGAGATTCCGGGTGTCGAGGTGTATGGGCCAGATCCATCCGTGGAACGGGTAGGGGTGGTTGCTTGCAATGTGAGCGGCGTTGACGCTTCGGAAGTTTCGTTTATTCTGGATCAGCGATACGGGATTGCCACGAGGGCGGGATATCACTGCACGCCGCTGGGTCATCAAACGTTCGGCACGCTTGAGAAGGGGGCTGTTCGCGCCAGTTTTGGCGTGTTTAATACGGAGCAGGATGTGGAGCGGTTTGTCGCAGCCATGAGGGAAATTGCCGAGGCATTTCATTCGTAA